Proteins encoded by one window of Chromobacterium violaceum ATCC 12472:
- a CDS encoding DNA circularization protein: MFSLNVFAGLSAGPLVDASFRGVRFDCLKSVDSAQRDQAMHEYPYKDGADVEDLGRKARKVSLSAMFWGKDYQHRLRQFVAALDAAGPGELVHPVFGSMPQAQVVDYQISHDADATDSCTVEVNWVEATPGNPFFAAKKTLPQVDAISSQVDKLRQMAGEAFAKAQGLVATAKGALARVAALRQQLTATVRQLAAMANQAVAQVTDLLAYPQAFVAQAKQLVDAAANWRFDLQVDLGPLPALKTAAAMSSATLADWKALRRRLEGLPDAVRQGISPVSASATLSVWSDDQRRIDALLQLNVSTKLASAAAGIFASEAQKPTLTPPALEQIAGDVRASLQTTIDQWRAGMPSEDAYKVVDGLRELGLQVQQGAAALIAAKPPLLKRKVESACNLRQLAHLWYGDSERAAELLRLNPQLSQPNHLTPGTLVYGYAR, from the coding sequence ATGTTCAGCCTCAATGTGTTCGCCGGCCTGTCCGCCGGCCCCCTGGTGGACGCCAGCTTCCGCGGCGTGCGCTTCGACTGCCTGAAGAGCGTGGACAGCGCGCAGCGCGACCAGGCGATGCACGAATACCCGTACAAGGACGGGGCCGACGTGGAGGACCTGGGCCGCAAGGCGCGCAAGGTGTCGCTGTCGGCGATGTTCTGGGGCAAGGACTACCAGCACCGGTTGCGCCAGTTCGTCGCCGCGCTGGACGCCGCCGGCCCCGGCGAGCTGGTCCACCCGGTGTTCGGCAGCATGCCGCAGGCCCAGGTAGTGGATTACCAGATCAGCCACGACGCCGACGCCACCGACTCCTGCACCGTGGAGGTCAACTGGGTGGAGGCCACGCCGGGCAACCCTTTCTTCGCCGCCAAGAAGACGCTGCCGCAGGTGGACGCCATCTCGTCGCAGGTGGACAAGCTGCGCCAGATGGCCGGCGAGGCCTTTGCCAAGGCCCAGGGCCTGGTGGCCACCGCCAAGGGCGCGCTGGCCCGCGTCGCCGCGCTGCGCCAGCAACTGACCGCCACCGTCCGCCAGTTGGCCGCGATGGCCAACCAGGCGGTGGCCCAGGTGACCGACCTGCTCGCCTATCCGCAGGCCTTCGTCGCCCAGGCCAAGCAGCTGGTGGACGCGGCGGCCAACTGGCGCTTCGATCTGCAGGTGGACCTCGGCCCGCTGCCGGCGCTGAAAACCGCCGCCGCGATGTCGTCCGCCACGCTGGCCGACTGGAAGGCGCTGCGCCGCCGGCTGGAGGGCCTGCCGGATGCGGTGCGCCAGGGCATCTCGCCGGTATCCGCCAGCGCCACGCTGTCGGTATGGAGCGACGACCAGCGCCGCATCGACGCGTTGCTGCAGCTGAACGTGTCCACCAAGCTCGCCTCCGCCGCCGCCGGCATCTTCGCCAGCGAAGCGCAAAAGCCGACGCTGACGCCGCCGGCGCTGGAGCAGATCGCCGGTGACGTGCGCGCCTCGCTGCAGACCACGATAGACCAATGGCGCGCCGGCATGCCGTCCGAGGACGCCTACAAGGTGGTGGACGGCCTGCGCGAGCTGGGCCTGCAGGTGCAGCAGGGCGCCGCCGCGCTGATCGCCGCCAAGCCGCCGCTGCTGAAGCGCAAGGTGGAATCCGCCTGCAATCTGCGCCAGCTGGCCCACCTGTGGTATGGCGACAGCGAGCGCGCCGCCGAGCTGCTGCGGCTGAATCCGCAGCTGTCCCAACCCAACCATCTGACTCCGGGGACCCTGGTCTATGGCTACGCCCGCTAA
- a CDS encoding lytic transglycosylase domain-containing protein, translating to MSKYKIMQYAGKAKGNIPVTDYDSMPKHHPDKEKEGNRQYERIHGNLEEVANQKNRVNIKKDFILSDEKGNRDVYTPSPVSGYATYSKNYGTIEIYDKPEGKDRTLLAKLQHIKPETQTFKNGDRVEYGQGLGLQYKTGDSAGKHKYPIHSHVETDEETYKKYISDIVSGNISLSRPNNIGQHQKNEKKEDQAKPKLPESSSTPLGNKHESKNTPPKGNEHKKNEKENERIERIRKNKEIIKKQAIESNVPVKDFLTFADIETGGTYNEKAYNKKSGAKGLFQFVPDTAKAYKINGKEFDPTENTKAALQLYKDNLKAIEKKKQKNNLEYLSGEQNPNGLDLYLAHQQGAGGYSIIQKVNAGLQSLGEKTKSNLIGNLPSKDKKKYAALNDRDLTKEYLKYWRENYKKRQGAIEKELSSVSQPNTEGKNEHAADIKHEVDQKKPQADVDAVRQEAKDQAKVKQHADAEAAKQKAAEQAKAKQRADAEAAKQKAAEQAKAKQRADAEAAKQKAAEQAKAKQRADAEAAKQKAAEQAKAKQRADVEAAKQKAAEQAKAKQGVDAEAVKRKEAEQAQTKIEAVGKKEPVQPKQKAAAKPAQKQPAQAKPAQPAGPGNLDAQLAQLAALLGQLNAALAPLAKPIQITVDVQNGNIVAAVNAANSQQQRRN from the coding sequence ATGTCAAAGTATAAGATCATGCAGTATGCAGGCAAAGCAAAAGGCAATATACCAGTAACCGATTATGACTCAATGCCAAAGCATCATCCAGACAAAGAAAAAGAGGGAAACCGCCAATATGAAAGAATACATGGAAATTTAGAAGAAGTCGCCAATCAAAAAAATAGAGTCAATATAAAAAAGGATTTCATCTTAAGTGATGAAAAAGGGAACAGGGATGTATATACACCATCGCCTGTTTCAGGGTATGCCACATACTCTAAAAACTACGGGACGATAGAAATATATGACAAGCCAGAAGGGAAAGATCGTACTTTACTGGCAAAACTGCAACACATAAAACCAGAAACTCAAACATTCAAAAATGGGGATCGTGTCGAATATGGACAAGGGCTAGGATTGCAATACAAAACTGGCGATTCGGCAGGAAAACACAAATACCCTATTCACTCTCATGTCGAAACGGATGAAGAAACATACAAGAAATATATCTCAGACATTGTGTCTGGCAATATCTCGCTCAGCAGGCCAAATAATATTGGACAGCACCAGAAAAATGAAAAAAAAGAAGATCAGGCTAAACCAAAACTTCCTGAGAGTAGCTCTACACCTTTAGGCAATAAGCATGAGTCGAAAAACACACCCCCAAAAGGGAATGAGCATAAGAAGAATGAAAAAGAGAATGAGCGCATTGAAAGAATAAGAAAGAATAAGGAAATAATTAAAAAACAAGCAATAGAATCAAATGTACCTGTAAAAGACTTTCTAACATTCGCCGATATAGAAACTGGCGGAACTTACAATGAAAAAGCCTACAACAAAAAATCGGGTGCGAAAGGCTTATTTCAATTTGTACCAGACACTGCAAAAGCATATAAAATCAACGGGAAAGAGTTTGATCCCACAGAAAATACAAAAGCCGCACTTCAACTATATAAAGACAATTTAAAAGCAATAGAAAAAAAGAAACAAAAGAACAATCTAGAATATCTATCAGGAGAGCAAAACCCAAATGGACTAGATCTTTACCTTGCACATCAACAAGGGGCCGGTGGCTATTCCATCATTCAAAAGGTCAATGCTGGCCTCCAATCACTTGGAGAGAAAACCAAATCCAATCTAATAGGAAATTTACCCAGCAAGGATAAAAAGAAATATGCGGCATTAAATGACCGTGACTTAACCAAAGAATATCTTAAATATTGGAGAGAGAATTATAAGAAAAGACAAGGTGCGATAGAAAAAGAACTCTCCTCTGTCAGCCAACCTAACACTGAAGGAAAAAATGAACATGCCGCCGATATAAAACATGAAGTAGATCAAAAGAAGCCACAAGCAGATGTTGATGCAGTAAGGCAGGAAGCAAAAGATCAGGCGAAGGTCAAACAACACGCCGATGCCGAAGCTGCGAAACAGAAAGCGGCCGAACAGGCGAAAGCCAAGCAACGCGCCGACGCCGAAGCTGCGAAACAGAAAGCGGCCGAACAGGCGAAAGCCAAACAGCGCGCCGACGCCGAAGCTGCGAAACAGAAAGCGGCCGAACAGGCGAAAGCCAAGCAACGCGCCGACGCCGAAGCCGCGAAGCAGAAAGCGGCAGAGCAGGCGAAAGCCAAGCAGCGCGCCGACGTCGAAGCTGCGAAACAGAAAGCGGCAGAGCAGGCGAAAGCCAAACAAGGCGTCGACGCGGAAGCTGTGAAGCGGAAAGAAGCTGAGCAAGCACAGACCAAGATCGAAGCTGTTGGAAAGAAAGAACCCGTTCAACCGAAACAAAAAGCCGCGGCGAAGCCGGCCCAAAAGCAGCCCGCTCAAGCCAAGCCCGCCCAGCCAGCGGGTCCCGGCAATCTGGATGCCCAACTAGCCCAGCTTGCCGCTCTGCTCGGCCAGTTGAATGCCGCACTGGCCCCGCTGGCCAAACCCATCCAAATCACCGTCGACGTGCAAAACGGCAACATCGTCGCCGCCGTCAACGCCGCCAACAGCCAACAACAAAGGAGGAATTGA
- a CDS encoding phage tail sheath C-terminal domain-containing protein, producing the protein MASANISFDQIPASIRKPGKYFEFNTKLAVRTLPGNPQRVLVIGQRLADTAAQPALAALDVFSDEQAAQAFGRGSNAHLMARAAINANPYLQLTVIGVDDAAAGTAASGSFTFSGPAAAAGVLSLFIGAARVDVAVAAGDDAAKIAANAQAAIAKLSDLPVTATAAKEVLTLAARHKGSIGNSIALKAQEQIAGLGVVVAAMKGGAGEPDLVPVLGTVVSGGHQIIASPFTGDAALTALRNHLDFVSGPLEQRGAIGVIATTGALADASALSAKLDSGRITAAWYRGSAKLPADIAAAYAAVIASEEDPARPLNTLELKGLDVVDLASRTSRTEQENALYNGVTPLEVGAGDRVQIVRAISTYTKDAQGVDDVSLLDITTIRTLDYVRKACRERIALRFPREKLSDRTPSKVRSELLDVLYKLEELEIIEQVEANKAGLIVERDLQDVNRLDAKIPVDVVNGLHVFAGRIDLLL; encoded by the coding sequence ATGGCTAGCGCCAACATCAGCTTCGACCAGATTCCGGCCTCCATCCGCAAGCCGGGCAAATACTTCGAGTTCAACACCAAACTGGCGGTACGCACGCTGCCGGGCAATCCGCAGCGCGTGCTGGTGATCGGCCAACGCCTGGCCGACACCGCCGCCCAGCCGGCGCTGGCGGCGCTGGACGTGTTCAGCGACGAGCAAGCTGCCCAGGCCTTCGGCCGCGGCTCCAACGCCCACCTGATGGCGCGCGCCGCCATCAACGCCAACCCCTATCTGCAGCTGACCGTGATCGGCGTCGACGATGCCGCCGCCGGCACCGCCGCCTCCGGCTCCTTCACCTTCAGCGGTCCGGCCGCCGCCGCCGGCGTGCTGAGCCTGTTCATCGGCGCGGCGCGCGTCGACGTGGCCGTCGCCGCCGGCGACGACGCCGCCAAGATCGCCGCCAACGCCCAGGCCGCCATCGCCAAGCTGAGCGACCTGCCGGTGACCGCGACCGCAGCCAAGGAAGTGCTGACCCTCGCCGCCCGCCACAAGGGCAGCATCGGCAACAGCATCGCGCTGAAGGCGCAGGAACAGATCGCCGGCCTCGGCGTCGTGGTCGCCGCCATGAAAGGCGGTGCCGGCGAGCCGGACCTGGTCCCGGTTCTGGGCACCGTGGTCAGCGGCGGCCACCAGATCATCGCCAGTCCCTTCACCGGCGACGCCGCGCTGACCGCGCTGCGCAACCACCTGGACTTCGTGTCCGGCCCGCTGGAACAGCGCGGCGCCATCGGCGTGATCGCCACCACCGGCGCGCTGGCCGACGCCTCCGCCTTGTCCGCCAAGCTGGACAGCGGCCGCATCACCGCCGCCTGGTACCGCGGCTCCGCCAAGCTGCCGGCCGACATCGCCGCCGCCTACGCCGCCGTGATCGCCAGCGAGGAAGACCCGGCCCGTCCGCTGAACACCCTGGAGCTGAAAGGCCTGGACGTGGTGGACCTGGCTTCCCGCACCAGCCGCACCGAGCAGGAAAACGCGCTGTACAACGGCGTGACTCCGCTGGAAGTGGGCGCCGGCGACCGTGTGCAGATCGTGCGCGCCATCAGCACCTACACCAAGGACGCGCAGGGCGTGGACGACGTGTCGCTGCTGGACATCACCACCATCCGCACGCTGGACTACGTCCGCAAGGCCTGCCGCGAGCGCATCGCGCTGCGCTTCCCGCGCGAGAAGCTGTCCGACCGCACCCCGTCCAAGGTGCGCTCCGAGCTGCTGGACGTGCTGTACAAGCTGGAAGAGCTGGAAATCATCGAACAAGTCGAAGCCAACAAGGCCGGCCTGATCGTCGAGCGCGACCTGCAGGACGTCAACCGCCTGGACGCCAAGATCCCGGTGGACGTGGTCAACGGCCTGCACGTGTTCGCCGGCCGCATCGACCTGCTGCTGTAA
- a CDS encoding DUF1834 family protein, giving the protein MSMLISVQTAIADRLRQGMGRMVREVAADLDETALCGLQLAHGDYASRLTPGQSSPTINPQALARLPALWTVAGGITSSQPQTSQRLRYKANALFTVIVGDRLQADANYAGAGVWQLVYAARRLLASQDFGLAVNPLLPEKVRPLGQAPRDGQPWSLVACDFSTYWLDEALDNGHWPSPQTDADPDALFRAFGGRLEDPAKTWQSTQLNYSLAGSVGVKAQDVVANPAPSQK; this is encoded by the coding sequence ATGTCCATGCTGATTTCCGTGCAAACCGCCATCGCCGACCGCCTGCGCCAAGGCATGGGCCGGATGGTGCGCGAAGTGGCGGCGGACCTGGACGAAACCGCCCTGTGCGGCCTGCAGCTGGCCCACGGCGATTACGCCAGCCGGCTCACCCCCGGCCAGTCCAGCCCCACCATCAACCCGCAGGCGCTGGCCAGGCTGCCGGCGCTGTGGACCGTCGCCGGCGGCATCACCTCCAGCCAGCCGCAGACCAGCCAGCGCCTGCGTTACAAGGCCAACGCGCTGTTCACCGTCATCGTCGGCGACCGGCTGCAGGCCGACGCCAACTACGCCGGCGCCGGCGTCTGGCAACTGGTCTACGCCGCGCGCCGCCTGCTGGCCTCGCAGGATTTCGGCCTGGCGGTGAATCCGCTGCTGCCGGAAAAAGTCCGCCCGCTGGGCCAGGCCCCGCGCGACGGCCAGCCCTGGAGCCTGGTGGCCTGCGATTTCAGCACCTACTGGCTGGACGAGGCGCTGGACAACGGCCACTGGCCGTCGCCGCAAACCGACGCCGACCCGGACGCGCTGTTCCGCGCCTTCGGCGGCCGGCTGGAAGACCCGGCCAAGACCTGGCAGAGCACCCAGCTCAACTACAGCCTGGCCGGCTCCGTCGGCGTCAAGGCGCAGGACGTGGTCGCCAATCCCGCCCCCAGCCAGAAATAA
- a CDS encoding TraR/DksA family transcriptional regulator yields the protein MTDFFDRASELETEFREQALARHFEQWRQNGLSHCEDCGDAIPDARRAAIPSCTRCVLCQQLAEK from the coding sequence ATGACCGACTTTTTCGACCGGGCCAGCGAGCTGGAAACCGAATTCCGCGAGCAGGCGCTTGCCCGCCACTTCGAGCAATGGCGCCAAAACGGACTCAGCCACTGCGAGGACTGCGGCGACGCGATTCCCGACGCCCGCCGCGCGGCCATCCCCAGCTGCACCCGCTGCGTGCTGTGCCAGCAACTGGCGGAAAAGTGA
- a CDS encoding M15 family metallopeptidase, translated as MASRAISDLHPQLQPLAETFLRLCRDQGVDPLLICTWRSSEEQAQLYRRGRDLPGAIVTYARPGESAHNATLHGNPAARAFDVVPLLAGKPICDIDHPHWQVMGRVAQSLGLYWHGTLEAPLHEIPHFQLSLEK; from the coding sequence ATGGCAAGCCGAGCCATTTCCGATCTGCATCCTCAACTGCAACCGCTGGCGGAAACCTTTCTGCGCCTGTGCCGCGACCAGGGCGTGGACCCGCTGCTGATCTGCACCTGGCGTTCGTCCGAAGAACAGGCGCAGCTGTACCGCCGGGGCCGCGATCTGCCCGGCGCCATCGTCACCTACGCCCGCCCCGGCGAATCCGCGCACAACGCGACGCTGCACGGCAACCCCGCCGCCCGCGCCTTCGACGTGGTGCCGTTGTTGGCCGGCAAGCCCATCTGCGACATCGACCACCCTCACTGGCAGGTGATGGGGCGCGTCGCCCAATCGCTGGGACTGTACTGGCACGGCACGCTGGAAGCGCCGCTGCACGAGATTCCCCATTTCCAACTGTCACTGGAGAAATGA
- a CDS encoding Mor transcription activator family protein has translation MTTAAQYPALPSTMQLVAQLIGMPRTLQLVQALGGTTLPFSKNQSRAGQLRFAALVEVIGQEAAERLTHHFGGDILYIPRCSTALRQARNQQMIRDFDAMLVEGLGANEAVGVLAMRYRLSDRMVWRVLKTPPADQEIH, from the coding sequence ATGACTACAGCCGCGCAATATCCCGCTCTGCCCTCCACCATGCAACTGGTCGCTCAGCTGATTGGCATGCCGCGAACTTTGCAATTGGTGCAGGCGCTGGGCGGCACCACCCTGCCCTTCTCCAAGAACCAGAGCCGCGCCGGCCAGCTGCGTTTCGCCGCGCTGGTAGAGGTGATCGGCCAGGAGGCGGCCGAGCGGCTGACCCATCATTTCGGCGGCGACATCCTCTATATCCCGCGCTGCAGCACCGCGCTGCGCCAGGCGCGCAACCAGCAGATGATCCGCGACTTCGACGCGATGCTGGTGGAAGGCCTGGGCGCCAACGAAGCGGTCGGCGTGCTGGCGATGCGCTACCGGCTCAGCGACCGCATGGTCTGGCGCGTGCTGAAAACCCCGCCAGCCGATCAGGAAATTCACTGA
- a CDS encoding S24 family peptidase produces the protein MENSQQHTDFRQRLELLIGSEKPYAWAARNGLNKGSFTNMWYKGGVPRIGTAQKIAANSGCRVEWLLYGEGPMQDECAQAHDAPMPAGLPALSPLADADEHEVPAGVQEEFCFIPRYNLKASAGFGTSAAGEQPMFYMAFRRYWVKNYLNASPRNLVVISVKGDSMSGVLEDRDTILVNTAERHPGEGLFVIRIGDDIFVKQLQRLPGGAVQVKSANPLYETFTVDLSRASGEFEVIGRVVWFGRQIA, from the coding sequence ATGGAAAATTCGCAGCAACACACCGATTTCCGGCAGCGTCTGGAACTATTGATCGGCAGCGAGAAGCCCTACGCCTGGGCGGCGCGCAACGGCCTCAACAAGGGTTCGTTCACCAATATGTGGTACAAGGGCGGCGTGCCGCGGATCGGCACCGCGCAGAAGATCGCGGCCAACAGCGGATGCCGGGTCGAGTGGCTGCTGTACGGCGAGGGGCCGATGCAGGACGAGTGCGCGCAGGCGCACGATGCCCCGATGCCGGCGGGATTGCCCGCTTTGTCACCGCTGGCAGACGCCGACGAGCACGAGGTGCCGGCCGGAGTGCAAGAGGAGTTCTGTTTTATCCCGCGTTATAACCTGAAGGCGTCAGCCGGCTTTGGAACCAGCGCGGCCGGCGAGCAGCCGATGTTCTACATGGCCTTCCGCCGCTACTGGGTGAAGAACTATCTGAACGCCTCGCCGCGCAACCTGGTGGTCATCAGCGTCAAGGGCGACAGCATGAGCGGCGTGCTGGAGGACAGGGACACCATCCTGGTCAACACCGCCGAGCGCCATCCCGGCGAAGGCTTGTTCGTGATCCGCATCGGCGACGATATCTTCGTCAAGCAGCTGCAGCGGCTGCCTGGCGGCGCGGTGCAGGTGAAAAGCGCCAACCCGCTGTACGAGACCTTCACCGTCGATCTGTCGCGCGCATCCGGCGAGTTCGAGGTCATCGGGCGCGTGGTGTGGTTCGGCCGGCAGATCGCCTGA
- a CDS encoding SIS domain-containing protein: MQDHIRASLDEARSALDNLLANPQALASVEAAAQAVIAALEAGGRVFSCGNGGSMCDAMHFAEELTGRYRGNRRGMAAIAISDPSHISCVGNDYGYDEIFARYLESHARAGDVLIGLSTSGNSRNVVRAAEVARELGVKVVILTGRAGTRLEPLADVYVNTPGGHYADRVQELHIKVLHILIELTERHFFPENY, translated from the coding sequence ATGCAAGACCATATCCGCGCCAGTCTGGACGAGGCCAGGAGCGCGCTCGACAACCTTCTGGCCAATCCGCAGGCCCTGGCCTCCGTGGAGGCGGCTGCGCAGGCCGTCATCGCGGCGCTCGAGGCCGGCGGCCGCGTGTTCTCCTGCGGCAACGGCGGCTCGATGTGCGACGCGATGCACTTCGCCGAGGAACTGACCGGCCGCTACCGCGGCAACCGCCGCGGCATGGCGGCGATCGCCATCAGCGATCCCAGCCACATCAGCTGCGTCGGCAACGATTACGGCTATGACGAGATTTTCGCCCGCTATCTGGAAAGCCATGCCCGCGCCGGCGACGTGCTGATCGGCCTGAGCACCAGCGGCAACAGCCGCAACGTGGTGCGCGCCGCCGAAGTGGCGCGCGAGCTGGGCGTCAAGGTGGTGATCCTGACCGGCCGCGCCGGCACCCGGCTGGAGCCGTTGGCCGATGTCTACGTCAACACGCCGGGCGGCCATTACGCCGACCGCGTGCAGGAGCTGCACATCAAGGTGCTGCACATCCTGATCGAGCTGACCGAGCGGCATTTCTTCCCGGAAAACTACTGA